In Mycolicibacterium mucogenicum DSM 44124, the following are encoded in one genomic region:
- a CDS encoding TetR/AcrR family transcriptional regulator, with protein MSEEIRRQLIEAGIVILERDGLQALTVRKLAAEVGTSTMVVYTHFGSMTGVVDALSAEIFARFGAALAAIPHTKDPVADFFSMGAAYRRFALKNPQHYQLMFGTTVPASLSSVRSDLTVTGHATSRDGSFQTLCDSVRRMAEAGRIRDDGEAAVAGRIWSMCHGAVMLEMAGFFGAEGHGLRDILTPMIVDFLVGMGDERERVSESLAAAAAALVASGHL; from the coding sequence GTGAGCGAAGAAATCCGCCGGCAATTGATCGAAGCCGGCATCGTGATCCTCGAACGCGATGGTCTCCAGGCTCTGACGGTGCGCAAGCTCGCCGCCGAGGTGGGTACGTCGACCATGGTTGTGTACACCCACTTCGGCTCGATGACCGGAGTGGTCGACGCCCTGTCAGCCGAGATCTTCGCGCGGTTCGGCGCAGCGCTGGCAGCCATCCCGCACACCAAGGATCCGGTGGCGGACTTCTTCTCGATGGGCGCCGCCTACCGCCGGTTCGCGCTGAAGAATCCCCAGCACTATCAGTTGATGTTCGGCACGACGGTTCCGGCATCGTTGTCGAGCGTCCGCAGCGATCTGACGGTGACCGGTCATGCCACGTCGCGCGACGGGTCCTTCCAGACGCTCTGCGATTCGGTGCGCCGGATGGCCGAGGCCGGCCGTATCCGGGACGACGGCGAAGCCGCTGTCGCAGGCCGCATCTGGAGCATGTGCCACGGGGCGGTGATGCTCGAGATGGCCGGGTTCTTCGGCGCGGAAGGTCATGGGCTGCGGGACATCCTCACCCCGATGATCGTCGATTTCCTCGTCGGAATGGGTGACGAACGAGAGCGCGTCAGCGAATCACTCGCCGCCGCGGCCGCCGCGCTGGTGGCGAGCGGTCATCTGTGA
- a CDS encoding carotenoid oxygenase family protein, which produces MTNRYLEGAFAPLHDEYTLTDLSVTGTIPDYLDGRYLRNGPNPIGEIDPELYNWFLGDGMVHGIRLRDGKAEWYRNRWVRGPLTTAALGEGTPDGHGSPFGIGANTNVLGHGGKTLALVEGGGASYELTDELDTVGACDFDGTLSGGYTAHPKRDPETGELHAVSYSFTRGNTVQYSVIGTDGRARRTVDIEVHGSPMMHDFSLTERHVIFYDLPVSFDTKTIAEMAVPKALRLPARLLLSSVIGRVKIPDPVIARQSSFRSNDRRFPYSWNPKYPARIGVMPRDGGNADVRWFDVEPCYVFHPMNAYDSPDDNTIVLDVVRHPKMFDTDRIGPNEGPPTLDRWTIDLSAGKVLEDRVDDHPQEFPRVDERLVGKRHRYGYAPTISEGAAGSDTLLKHDFVGGNTATRHFGAGKELGEFVFHPSSATAAEDDGVLMGFVYDAPTDRSELAILDAQTLQDVASIKLPHRVPAGFHGNWVPTV; this is translated from the coding sequence ATGACCAACCGCTACCTGGAAGGCGCGTTCGCGCCACTGCACGACGAGTACACCCTGACCGACCTGTCCGTCACCGGCACGATCCCGGACTACCTGGACGGCCGCTATCTACGCAACGGCCCCAACCCGATCGGCGAAATCGACCCCGAGCTCTACAACTGGTTCCTCGGTGACGGCATGGTGCACGGCATCCGCCTCCGCGACGGCAAGGCCGAGTGGTATCGCAATCGTTGGGTGCGTGGGCCGTTGACCACGGCCGCGCTCGGCGAGGGCACGCCGGACGGGCACGGTAGCCCGTTCGGCATCGGTGCCAACACCAACGTGCTGGGCCACGGCGGCAAGACCCTGGCGCTGGTCGAAGGCGGCGGGGCGAGCTACGAGCTGACCGACGAGTTGGACACCGTGGGCGCATGCGATTTCGACGGCACCCTCAGCGGCGGCTACACCGCACACCCGAAGCGTGATCCGGAAACCGGTGAACTGCATGCGGTTTCGTACAGCTTCACCCGCGGCAACACCGTGCAGTACTCGGTGATCGGTACCGACGGCCGAGCCCGGCGCACCGTCGACATCGAGGTCCACGGCAGCCCGATGATGCACGATTTCTCGCTCACCGAGCGCCACGTCATCTTCTACGACCTGCCCGTGAGCTTCGATACGAAAACCATCGCGGAAATGGCGGTACCGAAGGCACTGCGACTGCCGGCCCGACTGCTGTTGTCCTCGGTGATCGGCCGGGTCAAGATTCCCGATCCGGTCATCGCACGCCAGTCGAGCTTCCGATCGAATGACCGGCGCTTCCCGTACTCGTGGAACCCCAAGTACCCGGCGCGCATCGGCGTGATGCCCCGCGACGGCGGGAACGCCGACGTGCGCTGGTTCGACGTCGAACCGTGCTACGTCTTCCACCCGATGAACGCCTACGACTCCCCCGACGACAACACGATCGTCCTGGACGTGGTGCGGCACCCGAAGATGTTCGACACGGACCGCATCGGCCCCAACGAAGGGCCGCCGACGCTGGACCGGTGGACCATCGACCTCAGCGCCGGCAAGGTGCTCGAGGACCGCGTGGACGACCACCCCCAGGAATTCCCGCGCGTCGACGAACGCCTGGTCGGCAAGCGTCACCGTTACGGCTACGCGCCGACGATCAGCGAGGGCGCCGCCGGGAGCGACACGTTGCTCAAGCACGACTTCGTCGGCGGCAACACCGCGACCCGTCATTTCGGTGCCGGGAAAGAGCTGGGCGAGTTCGTCTTTCACCCGTCGTCGGCAACCGCCGCAGAAGACGACGGCGTGCTGATGGGCTTTGTCTACGACGCCCCGACCGACCGCAGCGAGCTGGCGATCCTCGACGCCCAGACACTGCAGGACGTCGCGAGCATCAAACTGCCGCACCGCGTGCCGGCAGGCTTCCACGGCAACTGGGTGCCGACCGTTTGA